Proteins found in one Diorhabda sublineata isolate icDioSubl1.1 chromosome 9, icDioSubl1.1, whole genome shotgun sequence genomic segment:
- the LOC130448582 gene encoding uncharacterized protein LOC130448582 isoform X1, with amino-acid sequence MNVNKKRLLKEDLEKSCQDLALFLLGKILVRKIDNDTILKGRIVETESYLGGEDKASHSYNGRRSEANEPMYMPAGTCYVYMTYGMYHCFNISSLEPGAAVLLRALEPVCGLDVMEKFRAAKSKSPKSFKPLKLCDGPSKLCIALNITKDINKLDLTDQKNDVLWLEVDPAFNEDFKVIHSARIGINRAEEWNTKPLRFYILNHESVSKRDKAAEQKYKQAT; translated from the exons ATGAACGTGAATAAGAAAAGACTACTTAAAGAAGATTTGGAAAAATCTTGCCAGGATTTAGCTTTATTTTTGTTAGGAAAAATTTTGGTTCGTAAAATTGACAATGATACTATTTTAAAAGGACGAATTGTAGAAACTGAAAGTTACTTAGGAG gTGAAGATAAAGCATCACACTCTTACAATGGCAG GCGATCGGAGGCAAATGAGCCTATGTATATGCCCGCTGGAACTTGTTACGTTTATATGACCTATGGAATGTACcattgttttaatatttcaagtttggaACCAGGTGCAGCAGTTTTATTGAGAGCATTAGAGCCTGTTTGTGGTTTAGATGTTATGGAAAAATTTAGAG CTGCAAAATCAAAATCTCCTAAATCATTTAAACCTCTTAAGTTATGCGATGGTCCATCAAAATTATGCATTGCCTTGAATATAACTAAAGATATTAACAAACTGGACTTGACAGATCAAAAAAATGATGTATTGTGGCTGGAAGTTGACCCTGCATTCAATGAAGATTTCAAAGTGATTCATTCGGCAAGAATAGGAATTAATAGGGCCGAAGAATGGAACACAAAACCACTGAGATTTTACATTTTGAATCATGAGAGTGTTAGCAAAAGGGATAAAGCTGCAGAACAGAAATATAAACAAGCTACTTAA
- the LOC130448584 gene encoding 60S ribosomal protein L18: MGIDINHKYDRKVRRTEPKSQDVYLRLLVKLYRYLARRTNAKFNKIILKRLFMSKINRPPLSLSKLARLMKKPGREGLTAVIVGTVTDDARIFEIPKLSVCALRVTQTARARILKAGGEVITFDQLALRAPTGSKTVLLQGRRNAREAVKHFGLAPGVPHSHTKPLVRSKGRKFERARGRRRSCGYKK, from the exons ATG GGTATCGACATAAATCATAAATATGATCGGAAAGTTAGGAGAACAGAACCTAAAAGTCAAGATGTATATCTAAGGCTCTTAGTAAAA CTTTACCGTTATTTAGCCCGTCGTACAAATGctaaatttaacaaaatcatTCTTAAAAGATTGTTTATGAGTAAAATAAACAGGCCACCACTTTCGCTATCTAAATTAGCTCGTTTAATGAAGAAACCTGGCCGTGAAGGACTTACGGCAGTTATTGTAGGAACAGTAACTGATGATgccagaatttttgaaattccaaaATTATCTGTTTGTGCTCTTCGTGTAACCCAAACTGCAAGAGCAAGAATTTTGAAAGCTG gTGGTGAAGTTATTACATTTGACCAACTGGCACTTAGAGCTCCAACCGGTTCTAAAACAGTTTTGTTACAAGGCAGACGCAATGCTCGTGAAGCTGTGAAGCACTTTGGTCTAGCTCCTGGTGTACCACACAGTCATACTAAACCGTTGGTTCGTTCAAAGGGACGTAAATTTGAAAGAGCTCGTGGACGCAGGCGATCATGTGGTTACAAGAAATAG
- the LOC130448581 gene encoding NEDD8-conjugating enzyme Ubc12, which produces MIKLFSLKQQKKDGEPSPRPGNQKKASAAQLRITKDINELNLPKTCTTEFPDPDDLLTFKLVICPDEGFYRTGRFIFSFKVGPNYPHEPPKVKCETQLYHPNIDQQGNVCLNILREDWKPVLTINSIVYGLQYLFLEPNPEDPLNKEAAEVLTNNRRLFEQNVQKAIRGGYVGGVYFDRCSK; this is translated from the exons atgattaaattattttcattaaagcAACAAAAGAAAGATGGAGAACCATCACCAAGGCCAGGGAATCAAAAGAAAGCTTCAGCTGCACAATTAAGAATAACAAAAG atattaaTGAGTTAAATCTTCCCAAGACTTGTACAACAGAATTTCCGGATCCTGATGACCTATTAACGTTTAAGTTGGTGATATGTCCTGATGAG gGTTTCTACAGAACAGGTAGATTCATATTCAGCTTCAAGGTAGGTCCAAATTATCCCCATGAACCACCAAAAGTAAAGTGCGAAACTCAATTATATCACCCTAACATTGATCAACAGGGCAATGTTTGCCTCAATATTCTAAGAGAAGACTGGAAACCAGTCTTGACTATTAACAGCATTGTTTATGGTCTTCAGTACCTATTCTTAGAGCCAAACCCAGAAGATCCTCTTAATAAGGAAGCTGCAGAAGTTCTCACCAATAATCGCAGATTATTTGAACAGAATGTACAGAAAGCAATTAGAGGTGGATATGTGGGTGGAGTTTATTTTGATCGTTGTTCAAAGTGA
- the LOC130448582 gene encoding uncharacterized protein LOC130448582 isoform X2, whose product MNVNKKRLLKEDLEKSCQDLALFLLGKILVRKIDNDTILKGRIVETESYLGDKASHSYNGRRSEANEPMYMPAGTCYVYMTYGMYHCFNISSLEPGAAVLLRALEPVCGLDVMEKFRAAKSKSPKSFKPLKLCDGPSKLCIALNITKDINKLDLTDQKNDVLWLEVDPAFNEDFKVIHSARIGINRAEEWNTKPLRFYILNHESVSKRDKAAEQKYKQAT is encoded by the exons ATGAACGTGAATAAGAAAAGACTACTTAAAGAAGATTTGGAAAAATCTTGCCAGGATTTAGCTTTATTTTTGTTAGGAAAAATTTTGGTTCGTAAAATTGACAATGATACTATTTTAAAAGGACGAATTGTAGAAACTGAAAGTTACTTAGGAG ATAAAGCATCACACTCTTACAATGGCAG GCGATCGGAGGCAAATGAGCCTATGTATATGCCCGCTGGAACTTGTTACGTTTATATGACCTATGGAATGTACcattgttttaatatttcaagtttggaACCAGGTGCAGCAGTTTTATTGAGAGCATTAGAGCCTGTTTGTGGTTTAGATGTTATGGAAAAATTTAGAG CTGCAAAATCAAAATCTCCTAAATCATTTAAACCTCTTAAGTTATGCGATGGTCCATCAAAATTATGCATTGCCTTGAATATAACTAAAGATATTAACAAACTGGACTTGACAGATCAAAAAAATGATGTATTGTGGCTGGAAGTTGACCCTGCATTCAATGAAGATTTCAAAGTGATTCATTCGGCAAGAATAGGAATTAATAGGGCCGAAGAATGGAACACAAAACCACTGAGATTTTACATTTTGAATCATGAGAGTGTTAGCAAAAGGGATAAAGCTGCAGAACAGAAATATAAACAAGCTACTTAA